A region of Sulfuricella denitrificans skB26 DNA encodes the following proteins:
- a CDS encoding tRNA dihydrouridine synthase, with protein MRLILAPMEGLADHSLRDILTRLGGIDLCVAEFVRVTNHLLTEKMLLRTVPELASGGCTRAGVPVRVQLLGSDPVCLAENAAFIASLGAPGIDLNFGCPAPKVNSHGGGAVLLQYPEQIHAIVAATRRAVPKHVPVTAKMRLGLEDTSLTLDCARAIEAGGADELTVHARTKTDRYRPPARWEWLAHIREAVKLPVVANGEVWTPQDWGKIRQVSGCTDVMIGRGAIVRPDLMRRIKTGDEAMHWPELLPWIIDFYDQLCARMDPRHAPGRLKQWLGMMRVAYPEAEALHRTLRTERDPTAVGKMLEYMLNPAIPR; from the coding sequence ATGCGCCTGATTCTCGCCCCCATGGAGGGCCTTGCCGACCATAGCCTACGCGACATATTGACGCGCCTGGGCGGCATCGACTTGTGCGTGGCCGAATTCGTGCGGGTCACCAACCATTTGCTCACCGAGAAAATGCTCCTACGCACCGTGCCGGAACTAGCCAGCGGTGGATGTACGCGGGCCGGTGTGCCGGTGCGAGTGCAACTGCTGGGGAGCGACCCGGTTTGCCTCGCCGAAAACGCCGCATTCATCGCCAGCCTGGGCGCACCGGGTATCGACCTCAACTTCGGCTGCCCCGCCCCCAAAGTTAATAGTCATGGCGGCGGTGCAGTTCTGCTTCAGTATCCGGAGCAAATCCACGCCATCGTGGCCGCCACTCGCCGCGCCGTGCCGAAACACGTTCCCGTCACCGCCAAGATGCGACTCGGCCTGGAAGACACCTCGCTGACGCTGGATTGCGCCCGCGCCATCGAAGCGGGCGGCGCCGACGAGCTCACCGTCCACGCCCGTACCAAGACCGACCGCTACCGCCCGCCCGCGCGATGGGAATGGCTCGCCCATATCCGCGAAGCCGTGAAGCTGCCGGTGGTAGCGAACGGCGAGGTGTGGACGCCGCAGGACTGGGGAAAAATACGCCAGGTCAGCGGCTGCACCGACGTGATGATCGGGCGCGGCGCCATTGTTCGCCCGGATCTGATGCGCCGCATCAAAACCGGGGATGAGGCCATGCACTGGCCGGAACTGCTGCCCTGGATCATCGATTTCTATGATCAGCTGTGCGCCAGGATGGACCCAAGGCACGCGCCGGGACGGCTCAAGCAATGGCTGGGAATGATGCGTGTCGCCTACCCGGAAGCGGAGGCTTTACACCGGACGTTGCGCACTGAGCGCGATCCGACCGCGGTTGGGAAGATGCTGGAGTATATGCTAAATCCGGCAATTCCCCGTTAA
- the htpX gene encoding protease HtpX, with amino-acid sequence MKRIILFLATNMAIVLVLSITMRVLGVEPYLTEAGLNLSSLLIFAAVMGMGGSFISLAISKWTAKRMTGARVIETPETPGEVWLVETVRRQAQIAGIGMPEVAIFDSPDVNAFATGMNKNNALVAVSTGLLQAMTKPEAEAVLGHEVSHVANGDMVTLALIQGVVNTFVMFLSRVIGYLVDKVVFKTERGTGPAFFVTMIIAEMVLGILASIIVMWFSRRREFIADSGGAALAGKGAMIAALERLKAQHEPAPLPEKMAAFGISGGFGSGLKRLFMTHPPLEERIEMLKRLRP; translated from the coding sequence ATGAAGCGTATTATTCTTTTTCTTGCCACCAATATGGCTATCGTTCTGGTGCTTTCGATCACCATGCGGGTGTTGGGGGTGGAGCCTTATCTCACCGAAGCGGGGCTGAACTTGAGCTCCTTGCTGATTTTCGCCGCCGTGATGGGCATGGGTGGTTCCTTCATCTCGCTCGCCATTTCCAAATGGACCGCCAAGCGCATGACGGGTGCGCGGGTGATCGAGACTCCCGAAACGCCGGGCGAAGTCTGGTTGGTTGAAACCGTGCGGCGGCAGGCTCAGATCGCCGGTATCGGCATGCCTGAAGTGGCAATTTTCGACTCGCCCGACGTCAACGCTTTTGCCACTGGAATGAACAAGAACAATGCCCTGGTGGCCGTTTCGACCGGCCTGTTGCAGGCCATGACCAAGCCTGAGGCGGAAGCGGTGCTGGGCCACGAAGTCTCCCACGTTGCCAACGGCGACATGGTGACGCTGGCGCTGATCCAGGGTGTGGTCAACACCTTCGTGATGTTCCTGTCCCGCGTCATTGGCTACCTGGTGGACAAGGTGGTGTTCAAGACCGAGCGGGGCACCGGCCCGGCGTTCTTCGTTACCATGATTATCGCCGAGATGGTGCTGGGCATCCTCGCCTCGATCATCGTCATGTGGTTTTCTCGCCGGCGCGAGTTCATCGCCGACTCGGGCGGCGCGGCACTGGCCGGGAAGGGCGCCATGATCGCCGCGCTGGAGCGACTCAAGGCTCAGCACGAACCGGCACCGTTGCCTGAAAAAATGGCCGCCTTCGGGATTTCCGGTGGGTTCGGTTCGGGCTTGAAGCGCCTGTTCATGACTCATCCGCCGCTGGAAGAGCGTATTGAGATGCTGAAGCGGCTGCGTCCTTAA
- a CDS encoding YqhA family protein, with product MLKMIEKLFESTLWNGRFVVVVAVVASMAAATAIFYMATVDVVYLVSHMLHYADPVLTDEARKLLHDQTITHVVEVVDGYLLATFMLIFALGMYELFVSDIDQAHGSKTSSKILVIESLDDLKARLAKVILMILIVTLFEEALNMKISTPLDLMYLGGAIALIGAALFLTHKAESHSKETEHPGD from the coding sequence ATGCTGAAAATGATCGAAAAGTTGTTCGAAAGCACCCTCTGGAACGGGCGCTTTGTGGTCGTGGTGGCGGTGGTGGCGAGCATGGCCGCTGCTACCGCGATTTTTTACATGGCCACGGTGGACGTGGTGTATCTGGTCAGCCACATGCTGCATTACGCCGACCCCGTTCTGACCGATGAGGCGCGCAAGCTTCTCCACGACCAAACCATCACCCATGTGGTGGAGGTGGTGGACGGCTACCTGCTCGCCACCTTCATGCTGATTTTTGCACTCGGCATGTATGAATTGTTCGTCAGCGACATCGACCAGGCGCATGGCAGCAAGACCTCCAGCAAGATCCTGGTGATCGAGAGTCTGGATGACCTCAAGGCGCGTCTGGCCAAGGTGATCCTGATGATTCTGATCGTCACCCTGTTCGAGGAAGCGCTGAACATGAAGATATCGACCCCGCTCGACCTCATGTATCTCGGTGGGGCCATCGCCCTGATCGGCGCAGCACTGTTCCTGACCCACAAGGCCGAATCGCACAGCAAAGAAACCGAACACCCTGGAGACTGA
- a CDS encoding Bax inhibitor-1/YccA family protein, with protein sequence MSPIHSINQAQALPALATNKMIRNTYMLLSMTLLFSALTAGAAVAMNLPHPGMIITLIGYFGLLFLTTKFRDSTLGLAFVFALTGFMGYTLGPIVSHYLGLPNGGQIVMTAMGLTGAIFLGLSGYALASRKDFSFMGGFLMVGILVGFLAGLGAMFFELPGLSLAVSAIFVLLMSGLILYETSNIIHGGETNYIMATVTLFVSIFNLFTSLLHLLGFMNSNE encoded by the coding sequence ATGAGCCCGATCCATTCCATCAATCAGGCGCAAGCCCTGCCGGCCCTTGCCACCAACAAGATGATTCGCAACACCTACATGCTGCTGTCGATGACGCTGCTGTTCAGCGCGCTGACCGCAGGGGCGGCGGTGGCGATGAATCTGCCCCATCCGGGCATGATCATCACCCTGATCGGCTATTTCGGTCTGCTGTTCCTTACCACCAAGTTCCGTGACAGCACGCTCGGGCTGGCGTTCGTGTTCGCCCTTACCGGCTTCATGGGCTACACCCTGGGGCCGATTGTCAGCCACTATCTGGGCCTGCCCAACGGCGGACAGATCGTGATGACCGCAATGGGGCTCACCGGCGCGATCTTCCTTGGGCTCTCCGGCTACGCGCTGGCTAGCCGCAAGGATTTCAGCTTCATGGGCGGCTTTCTCATGGTCGGCATCCTGGTCGGTTTTCTGGCTGGACTGGGGGCGATGTTCTTTGAACTGCCCGGTCTGTCACTGGCGGTTTCGGCGATTTTCGTGCTGCTCATGTCCGGGCTGATCCTGTACGAAACCAGCAATATCATTCACGGCGGCGAGACCAACTACATCATGGCCACGGTCACGCTGTTCGTGTCCATCTTTAACCTGTTCACCAGCCTGCTGCATCTGCTGGGTTTCATGAATAGCAATGAATAA
- the nhaR gene encoding transcriptional activator NhaR, whose product MGTLNYKHLHYFWAVAKAGSVTRASERLHLTPQTISGQLSLFEGVLGEALFNRTGRQFELTETGRMVLSYADEIFSLGQELEETLHHQPTDRPLQFRVGVTDAVPKAVAYQLLEPAMQVEQPPRIICREGKVADLLAELAVHRLDIVIADSPMPRTVDVRGFSHLLGECGLTFFATAELTQQHPGSFPQCLNGAPVLLPGADVAVRSRLTRWFSDQRVRPRITGEFDDGALMTAFGQAGVGIFAAPTAIAEQVIRQHEVVSIGATEEVIEQFYAISVERKLTHPAVVAISRAARQELFIKRRTREDASG is encoded by the coding sequence ATGGGCACACTGAACTACAAGCATCTTCACTATTTCTGGGCTGTTGCCAAGGCCGGCAGCGTGACCCGCGCCAGCGAGCGACTGCACCTGACGCCACAAACTATCAGCGGCCAGTTGAGCCTGTTCGAGGGAGTGCTGGGCGAAGCGCTGTTCAACCGCACCGGTCGGCAGTTCGAGTTGACCGAGACAGGCCGGATGGTACTGAGTTACGCTGACGAAATCTTTTCGCTCGGCCAGGAACTGGAAGAGACCTTGCACCACCAACCCACCGACCGACCCCTGCAATTCAGGGTGGGCGTCACCGATGCGGTACCCAAGGCCGTCGCCTATCAACTGCTGGAGCCGGCGATGCAGGTTGAGCAACCGCCGCGCATCATCTGCCGGGAAGGCAAAGTTGCCGACCTGCTGGCAGAACTGGCAGTGCACCGTCTCGACATCGTGATCGCCGACAGTCCCATGCCGCGCACGGTGGATGTGCGGGGCTTCAGCCACCTGCTCGGAGAATGCGGTCTCACCTTCTTCGCCACGGCAGAACTGACGCAGCAGCACCCGGGGTCGTTCCCGCAATGCCTGAATGGCGCGCCAGTGCTCCTGCCGGGGGCTGATGTCGCGGTGCGATCCAGACTGACGCGCTGGTTCAGCGACCAGCGGGTTCGTCCGCGTATCACCGGCGAATTCGACGATGGCGCGCTGATGACAGCCTTCGGTCAGGCCGGGGTAGGCATCTTCGCCGCCCCTACTGCAATTGCGGAACAGGTGATTCGACAGCACGAAGTCGTCAGTATCGGCGCGACAGAAGAAGTGATCGAGCAGTTCTACGCTATCTCGGTGGAGCGCAAGCTCACCCACCCGGCAGTGGTCGCCATCAGCCGCGCGGCGCGGCAGGAACTGTTCATCAAACGGCGGACAAGGGAGGATGCTTCAGGCTAG
- a CDS encoding cation diffusion facilitator family transporter, with the protein MSAAHHHDHHHEHHHAHGETAGRLMWFAVALTLVFAGVEAGVGWWAGSLALVADAGHMVNDAGALVIAAAASWVSRRPVSRLHSYGLGRAEFLAALINSLGLLVLVAWISVSAVQRWHTPQPVQGEAVSLTAALGLLINIGVAWLLFRGEQNLNTRAALLHVMGDLLGSVAALIAGVVIVFTGWTPIDPLLSLAIGALILVSSLRLLRQALHGIMEGVPLHLSLEEIGQEMACVPGVISVHDLHVWSVASDKVMLSAHLTVADLASWEGMLADSRKLLHERFGIDHVTLQPEPAVQIISWVSRERE; encoded by the coding sequence ATGAGCGCAGCACACCATCACGATCATCATCATGAGCATCACCATGCCCACGGCGAAACTGCGGGCCGGCTGATGTGGTTTGCCGTGGCGCTGACGCTGGTATTCGCCGGGGTGGAGGCGGGCGTGGGCTGGTGGGCCGGTTCGCTGGCGCTGGTGGCGGATGCCGGGCACATGGTCAACGATGCCGGGGCGCTGGTGATAGCCGCCGCCGCAAGCTGGGTCAGCCGTCGGCCTGTCTCGCGGCTCCATAGTTACGGCTTGGGAAGGGCGGAGTTTCTCGCCGCCCTGATCAACAGCCTGGGCTTGCTGGTGCTGGTAGCGTGGATTTCGGTTTCCGCAGTGCAGCGCTGGCATACGCCTCAGCCCGTGCAGGGCGAGGCGGTCTCACTCACCGCCGCGCTGGGTTTGCTGATCAATATCGGGGTGGCGTGGCTGCTCTTCCGGGGAGAACAAAATCTCAATACCCGCGCCGCGCTGCTGCATGTCATGGGCGATCTGCTGGGTTCGGTGGCGGCGCTGATCGCCGGGGTGGTGATCGTATTCACCGGTTGGACGCCCATCGATCCGCTGTTGTCGCTGGCCATCGGCGCGCTGATCCTGGTATCCAGCCTGCGTCTGCTGCGCCAGGCGCTGCACGGGATCATGGAAGGCGTGCCGCTGCATTTGTCGCTGGAAGAAATCGGACAGGAGATGGCCTGTGTTCCCGGCGTGATATCGGTGCATGACCTGCATGTGTGGAGCGTCGCTTCGGATAAAGTCATGCTTAGTGCGCATTTGACCGTTGCGGATCTGGCGAGCTGGGAAGGCATGCTGGCAGATAGCCGCAAGCTGCTGCATGAGCGTTTCGGCATTGATCATGTCACGCTGCAACCTGAGCCTGCGGTGCAGATAATCAGCTGGGTATCCAGGGAACGGGAATGA
- a CDS encoding class I SAM-dependent methyltransferase, translated as MNLIPEIKPGQSIELLKELHILTRDGKLNQDSRRKLKQVYHLFNFIEPLLKEVLAGKESLTLADHGAGKSYLGFILYDLFFKELEAGHIYGIETREELVTKSRELAERLGFGRMTFLNLSVEASTASAELPEQIDVVTALHACDTATDDAIRFALQKQAKFIVLVPCCQAELAAVLRKHKNDSFSKTPLSEIWRHPIHTREFGSLITNVLRCLLLESHGYQLTVTELVGWEHSMKNELIIASFKDAPRKNAQDRLEQILQELNLEEMRSRFAY; from the coding sequence GTGAATCTCATCCCCGAAATCAAGCCCGGTCAATCCATCGAACTGCTCAAAGAGCTGCATATCTTAACGCGGGATGGCAAGCTCAATCAGGACAGCCGGCGCAAGCTGAAACAGGTTTATCACTTGTTTAACTTCATCGAGCCATTGCTGAAAGAAGTGCTGGCCGGAAAGGAAAGCCTGACCTTGGCCGACCATGGCGCGGGAAAGTCCTACCTGGGCTTCATTCTTTACGACCTGTTCTTCAAGGAGCTGGAAGCCGGGCATATCTACGGCATCGAAACCCGCGAGGAACTGGTTACGAAATCCCGCGAGCTGGCCGAACGATTGGGTTTCGGGCGCATGACCTTCCTCAACCTGTCGGTGGAAGCTTCGACAGCCTCCGCTGAGTTGCCGGAACAAATCGACGTGGTGACGGCGCTGCACGCCTGCGACACGGCGACGGATGATGCGATCCGGTTCGCCCTGCAGAAGCAAGCCAAATTCATCGTGCTGGTGCCTTGTTGTCAGGCGGAGCTGGCTGCGGTGCTACGCAAGCACAAGAACGACTCGTTCTCGAAAACACCCCTGTCCGAGATCTGGCGCCACCCCATCCACACACGGGAATTCGGCAGCCTCATCACCAATGTCCTGCGCTGCCTGCTACTTGAATCCCACGGCTATCAGTTGACGGTGACCGAGTTGGTCGGCTGGGAACATTCCATGAAAAATGAGCTGATCATCGCCAGCTTCAAGGACGCACCGAGAAAGAATGCCCAGGACCGGCTGGAGCAGATTCTGCAAGAGCTGAATCTGGAAGAAATGAGGAGTCGTTTTGCTTATTGA
- the thrH gene encoding bifunctional phosphoserine phosphatase/homoserine phosphotransferase ThrH yields MQIVCLDLEGVLIPEIWIAFAERTGIPELRRTTRDEPDYDKLMKYRLGILAEKKLGLHDIQDVISGLDPLPGACEFVEWLRPRFQVVILSDTFYEFAMPLMKHLGWPTLFCHRLEADGNGMLVNYHLRMPDQKRESVKAFKALNYRTIAAGDSYNDTAMLSEAHAGILFCPPDNVVREFPQFPVTRDYEALKTAILSASESIGE; encoded by the coding sequence ATGCAAATCGTTTGTCTTGACCTTGAAGGTGTCCTTATTCCCGAGATATGGATCGCCTTCGCCGAACGCACCGGCATTCCAGAACTGCGCCGCACCACCCGCGACGAGCCGGATTACGATAAGCTAATGAAATACCGTCTTGGCATTTTGGCGGAGAAGAAGCTGGGCCTGCACGACATCCAGGATGTGATCTCAGGTCTGGACCCCCTGCCGGGCGCGTGCGAGTTCGTGGAGTGGTTGCGCCCCCGCTTCCAGGTGGTGATTCTTTCCGATACCTTCTACGAATTTGCCATGCCCCTTATGAAACATCTCGGCTGGCCCACTCTGTTCTGCCATCGTCTGGAAGCGGACGGAAACGGCATGCTGGTAAATTACCACCTGCGCATGCCGGACCAGAAGCGCGAATCGGTAAAGGCCTTCAAGGCGCTAAATTATAGGACCATCGCTGCCGGCGATTCCTACAATGACACCGCGATGCTCTCCGAAGCTCACGCAGGCATTCTGTTCTGCCCACCGGACAACGTGGTACGAGAGTTTCCCCAATTTCCCGTAACACGCGACTATGAGGCTCTCAAGACGGCCATCCTCTCCGCCAGTGAGAGTATTGGCGAATAA
- a CDS encoding DUF4236 domain-containing protein gives MNLSGSGVSWSLGPRGASIGIGKRGTYLNTGIPGTGFFAREKLSGGASSSTRSFPNSTPSATTAVTLTVSIDEDGVLTFKDTQGNLVPEWQIDAAKKQQGDKIKALIQDTCDKLNEQVEALGKIHEFTSPPKPHSFEPKPFTEPIPIQPTLKVAGFFCRWFKSCVAKVEAANKRAKDQYTAALQAWNQKKAAHEAANETEKSFLDRLNAGDVETVEQYFGAVLQDIAWPKETLVTFEIPKQGVLVVDVDLPEIEDIPNKTASVPQRGYKLSVKEMGPTQVQKLYMRHVHAIGFRIAGEAFAASPNIEQVVLSTYSQRPDKATGQIGDEYLYSVKITRDEWHSINFENLEQLDVVEALTRFELRRDMTKTGVFKPIQPFDIGDTA, from the coding sequence ATGAATTTAAGCGGTAGTGGAGTTAGTTGGTCACTAGGACCAAGAGGTGCTTCCATTGGCATTGGCAAGCGAGGGACTTACCTCAATACAGGCATACCTGGCACAGGTTTCTTTGCAAGAGAAAAATTATCGGGTGGTGCTTCTAGTTCCACTCGCTCCTTCCCAAACTCTACTCCATCAGCTACAACCGCCGTTACCTTGACTGTCTCTATTGATGAGGATGGGGTTCTGACCTTCAAGGATACACAAGGCAATCTAGTCCCTGAATGGCAGATAGATGCTGCCAAGAAGCAGCAGGGCGACAAAATCAAGGCTCTCATACAGGATACATGTGACAAGTTGAACGAGCAGGTTGAAGCTCTTGGAAAAATCCATGAATTCACCTCGCCACCAAAGCCACATAGTTTTGAGCCAAAGCCTTTCACAGAACCCATACCGATACAACCTACCCTAAAGGTGGCGGGATTCTTCTGTCGGTGGTTCAAGTCATGTGTTGCCAAAGTTGAAGCTGCGAATAAAAGAGCGAAAGACCAATACACCGCAGCCCTACAAGCATGGAATCAAAAAAAAGCGGCACACGAAGCAGCCAATGAAACCGAGAAGTCATTCTTGGATAGGTTGAATGCGGGTGATGTGGAAACCGTTGAGCAATACTTTGGAGCTGTATTGCAAGACATCGCTTGGCCGAAGGAAACACTAGTTACTTTTGAAATCCCCAAGCAAGGTGTTCTAGTCGTAGATGTGGATTTGCCTGAGATTGAGGATATACCAAACAAAACGGCATCCGTTCCACAACGAGGCTATAAGCTGTCAGTCAAGGAAATGGGACCTACACAGGTTCAGAAGCTGTACATGCGGCATGTGCATGCCATAGGCTTTAGGATTGCAGGAGAAGCCTTTGCAGCTTCACCAAACATAGAGCAAGTGGTCCTTTCCACTTACTCTCAAAGACCCGACAAGGCTACAGGTCAGATTGGTGATGAATATCTATATTCAGTGAAGATTACTCGTGATGAGTGGCATTCCATCAACTTTGAGAACCTTGAACAACTTGATGTTGTTGAAGCTTTGACGAGATTTGAGTTGCGGCGAGACATGACGAAAACGGGAGTGTTCAAGCCGATTCAGCCATTTGATATTGGAGATACGGCATGA
- a CDS encoding arsenate reductase ArsC: MTKTVLILCTGNSCRSQMAEAIVNHDLGPQVRALSAGTRPQPKVADGAIAALELGGLPTGELYPKDVDAVMKEAIDLVVTVCDNAREACPVFPRAIPAIHMPFHDPHGEPLESFVKVRDEIRAKLIPELKQRFSIENLQHVD; encoded by the coding sequence GTGACTAAAACTGTATTGATTCTGTGCACTGGCAACTCCTGCCGTAGCCAGATGGCTGAAGCCATTGTCAATCACGACCTCGGCCCGCAAGTGCGGGCGCTTTCCGCCGGCACCCGGCCCCAGCCCAAGGTGGCGGACGGCGCTATCGCGGCATTGGAGCTGGGTGGTCTGCCTACCGGGGAGCTTTACCCCAAGGACGTGGACGCGGTGATGAAAGAGGCGATCGACCTGGTGGTGACGGTGTGCGACAACGCCAGAGAAGCCTGCCCGGTTTTCCCCAGGGCTATCCCGGCGATACACATGCCATTCCACGACCCTCACGGCGAGCCACTGGAAAGTTTTGTCAAAGTGCGGGACGAGATTCGGGCGAAGCTGATTCCAGAATTGAAGCAGCGTTTTTCCATTGAGAATTTACAGCACGTGGACTGA
- a CDS encoding thioredoxin family protein → MKNIKVLGTGCANCNATMKLIEETAKAKGVEIQLEKVEDMAAILGYGVMSTPGVVIDGKVVHAGGVPSKGAVEGWVGGAESCCGCCGKE, encoded by the coding sequence ATGAAGAACATCAAGGTATTGGGCACAGGCTGTGCCAACTGCAACGCAACCATGAAGCTGATCGAGGAAACCGCCAAGGCCAAAGGCGTCGAAATCCAGCTGGAGAAAGTGGAGGACATGGCGGCCATCCTGGGCTACGGCGTGATGTCGACGCCGGGCGTGGTGATCGACGGCAAGGTGGTGCATGCCGGCGGTGTGCCGTCCAAGGGGGCAGTGGAAGGCTGGGTAGGCGGTGCCGAGTCCTGCTGCGGCTGTTGCGGCAAGGAGTAA
- a CDS encoding c-type cytochrome, with amino-acid sequence MKTSTSNLLLGLLATTVALLAGCSSSSSNAPTTGDPVRGEKVHAVCLDCHGTGVYASPERKIKSLKALRNEVARWGDYYSPALSEQDNEDVVVYLNTNFYKF; translated from the coding sequence ATGAAAACCTCCACATCCAACCTGCTACTCGGGCTGCTGGCGACGACGGTTGCCCTGTTGGCGGGATGCTCCTCTTCCAGTTCCAATGCACCCACAACAGGCGACCCGGTGCGCGGCGAGAAGGTTCATGCGGTGTGCCTGGATTGCCATGGTACGGGGGTGTATGCGTCGCCGGAGCGCAAGATCAAATCGCTAAAGGCATTACGCAATGAAGTGGCGCGCTGGGGCGACTATTACAGCCCGGCGCTGTCCGAGCAGGATAACGAGGATGTCGTCGTTTACCTCAACACGAACTTTTATAAATTTTGA
- a CDS encoding arsenite methyltransferase produces the protein MHDVKHDEIRQAVRESYGAVARADSGCGCGPACCTPAELPAADILSRGIGYSESEVGAVPEGANLGLGCGNPQAIAALKPGETVLDLGSGAGFDCFLAARQVGDSGLVIGVDMTPDMLSKARANAAKGGYANTEFRLGEIEHLPVADATVDVIISNCVINLSPDKAQVFRDAFRVLKCGGRLAISDIVITAPLPEEARRDLALYTGCIAGAAAAEEIEQMLAAAGFADIRIEAKDASREFIRQWAPGRGVEDYVCSASIEAVKPG, from the coding sequence ATGCACGACGTGAAGCATGACGAAATCCGTCAGGCGGTGCGCGAGAGCTATGGCGCGGTGGCTCGCGCCGATTCCGGCTGCGGCTGTGGGCCGGCTTGCTGCACCCCGGCTGAATTGCCGGCTGCAGACATCCTGTCGCGTGGCATTGGCTATAGTGAAAGTGAAGTGGGTGCGGTACCGGAAGGTGCTAACCTCGGGCTGGGTTGCGGCAATCCCCAGGCCATCGCCGCGCTGAAACCCGGCGAAACCGTGCTGGACCTGGGCAGCGGGGCGGGTTTCGACTGCTTTCTCGCGGCACGCCAGGTGGGTGACAGCGGCTTGGTCATAGGTGTGGATATGACGCCGGATATGCTGTCCAAGGCTCGCGCCAACGCGGCCAAGGGAGGCTACGCCAACACCGAATTCCGCCTCGGCGAGATTGAACATCTGCCGGTGGCCGATGCCACGGTGGACGTGATCATTTCCAACTGCGTGATCAACCTCTCGCCGGACAAGGCGCAGGTGTTCCGCGATGCCTTCCGGGTGCTGAAGTGTGGTGGCCGCCTGGCGATTTCAGATATCGTCATCACCGCGCCGCTGCCGGAAGAAGCGCGCCGCGACTTGGCCCTGTACACCGGCTGTATCGCCGGTGCGGCGGCTGCGGAGGAAATCGAGCAGATGCTGGCGGCGGCAGGTTTTGCAGATATCCGCATTGAAGCCAAGGATGCCAGCCGCGAGTTTATACGGCAGTGGGCGCCGGGGCGGGGAGTGGAAGACTATGTCTGCTCGGCCAGCATCGAGGCGGTCAAGCCCGGATGA
- a CDS encoding permease — translation MAATVAVEASVFEALADWLIYDLAALKDTPFGDAAHFFVMDVTKILFLLTLVIYLMGLLRALLKPETVREFIRNRGNVTSRFMAVGLGAVTPFCSCSSVPLFIGFVEAGIPLGVTLSFLIASPMVNEVAVVVLASIIGWKMTVIYVVTGLAVALVGGFVLERFKPEKWVEEYVWKIHMGQLPSVAEDLSLKARHEYAMGQVREIVGRIWKFVLIGVGIGSLMHGYVPKDFIVGIAGSGSLLSVIGAVLAGVPLYSDAVGIIPVAEVLLAKGVPLGTVLAFMMAVVALSLPEMLILRKVVKWPLLALFAGYLATAFVIVGMLFNQIGVLK, via the coding sequence TTGGCAGCGACTGTTGCGGTGGAGGCAAGCGTGTTTGAAGCATTGGCTGACTGGCTGATCTACGACTTGGCGGCGCTGAAGGATACCCCCTTCGGCGATGCGGCCCATTTCTTCGTGATGGACGTCACTAAGATCCTGTTTTTGCTGACGCTGGTGATCTACCTGATGGGTCTGCTGCGCGCCTTGCTCAAGCCCGAAACCGTGCGCGAATTCATTCGCAACCGGGGCAACGTCACCAGCCGCTTCATGGCGGTGGGGCTGGGTGCGGTGACGCCTTTCTGCTCCTGCTCCTCAGTGCCGCTATTCATCGGCTTCGTCGAGGCCGGTATTCCGCTCGGGGTGACTCTGTCCTTTCTGATTGCCAGCCCGATGGTGAACGAGGTGGCGGTGGTGGTGCTGGCCTCCATCATCGGCTGGAAAATGACGGTGATTTACGTAGTCACCGGTCTGGCAGTAGCGCTGGTCGGCGGCTTCGTGCTGGAGCGCTTCAAGCCGGAAAAGTGGGTGGAAGAGTATGTCTGGAAAATCCACATGGGGCAGTTGCCTTCGGTAGCGGAAGACCTCTCCCTGAAAGCGCGCCATGAATACGCCATGGGACAGGTTCGGGAGATCGTCGGCCGCATCTGGAAGTTCGTCCTGATCGGCGTCGGCATCGGTTCTCTGATGCACGGCTACGTGCCCAAGGATTTTATAGTCGGCATCGCCGGCAGCGGCAGCCTGCTGTCGGTGATCGGCGCGGTGCTGGCCGGGGTGCCGCTGTATTCCGACGCGGTCGGCATCATCCCCGTCGCCGAGGTGCTGCTGGCCAAAGGCGTGCCGCTGGGCACGGTGCTGGCTTTCATGATGGCCGTGGTGGCGCTGTCCCTGCCGGAGATGCTGATCCTGCGCAAGGTAGTGAAATGGCCGCTGCTGGCACTGTTCGCCGGATACCTCGCGACCGCTTTCGTGATTGTCGGGATGTTGTTTAATCAGATAGGAGTATTAAAATGA